From Halorussus lipolyticus:
CACTACACCCGACAGAGCGAGGCCGACGACCCCGTAGTAGTGACAACGCCAAACGCCTCCGGGCGAATCGACGAGCAGGTCGAGTCGGCGGGCGGTCGAGTAGAGCGCGTCCGCCTCGGTGCGCTCCACGAGGGCATCGCCACAGCGCGCGAGGAGGGGACCGAAAATACTGAGGTCGTCTTCGCGGCCGAACCGTGGAAGCACGTCCACACCCAGTTCGGCGGGTGGATAGACGGCGTGACCAGCGCGGCGGTCATCGCTCGACTCGTCGCCGACGCTGGTGGCCTCGCGCCGCTCCGGGAACCAGTCACCGAGCGCCCCTACCGAAAGGTCAGCGTCTCGTGTCCCGACGACGCCAAGGTCCCAGTGATGGAGCGACTGGAATCGGCGATTCCCGAACAGTTCCCCGACGCCGAGGTCGCCACCGAGTACGGCGTCCGGGCGACTTTCCCCGACTCGTCGTGGGTGTTGGTCCGACCGAGCGGGACCGAACCCTACGTCCGCATCTACGCCGAGAGCGACGACGTGGACGCGCTGGTCGCCGACGCTTCTGCGGTCGTGGAGGCCGAAGTCGCGGACCACGCCTGAAATCTCCGGGTCTCCCGGTCCCGCGGTCTGCTTCCCCGCGCCACCACTTCACAAATTTCACCTGTAATCCATTTCCACCCGTATTTTGCATGGTTTTTAGTTTTGAAGCGACGGTTTTATCAGGTCTTGCCTGACTCAATAGAGTAAGATGGCAAAAATAGACGATGGCAGACGGCGGATGCTCAAAATCGGCGGCGCAGGTCTCGTCGGTACCGGACTCGCTGGCTGTCTCGGTGGCGGCAGTGGTGGAGCCGAGACGACCACCGAATCAGGCGGTGACTCCACGGAGTCCGGCGACGACACCACGGACGCGACCACCACCTCGTCGGATACGACCAACGTGGGGATGGTCTACGCCACCGGTGGTCTCGGTGACAACTCGTTCAACGACATGGCCCACAAGGGCATCAAGTCGGCCAAGTCGGAGTTCGACATCGCGTTCAAGAACGCCGAACCGAGCAGTCCGAGCGACGTGGCCACCCTCCAGCGCAAGTTCGCCCGGTCGAACAACCCCGATTACGACCTCATCAGTTGCATCGGGTTCGTCCAGACCAGCGCGCTCAAGGAGAACGCCAAGCGGTTCGCCGACCAGAATTTCATGGTCGTGGACACGGTGGTCGAACAGCCCAACGTGTCGAGTTACACCTTCAAGGAGCATCAGGGGTCGTTCCAAGTCGGCCACCTCGCGGGCCTGCTGACCTCCAAAGAGAGTTTCAGCGCGGGTGCCGGCGAGACCAACGGCGACCTGAAAGTCGGCTTCGTCGGCGGCAAGGAGGTCCCCCTCATCAAGAAGTTCGAGGCCGGATTCAAAGCGGGCGTCAAGCACGCTAACTCCGACGTGTCGGTCTCCTCGGCCTACGCCGGTGCGTGGAGCGACCCCGGCAAGGGTCAGTCCATCGCCAACTCGATGTACAACAAGGGCGCGGACATCATCTATCACGCCGCAGGCGGCACCGGAAACGGTGTGTTCAAAGCGGCCCAGAGTCAGGGTCGGTTCGCCATCGGCGTGGACTCCGACCAGTCCAAGAGTCTGCCCAAGTACAGCGACGTGATTCTGGCCAGCATGGTCAAATACGTAGACGAGGCGGTCTACCGGTCGGTCGAGCGCACGACCAACGGCAACTTCGACGGCGGGTCCGTCCACACGCTCGGTCTGGAGAAGGACGGCGTTGCGGCGGTCTACGGCACGGACCTCGGGTCCGAGATTCCCGACTCGGTCAAGTCGAGTCTCGACTCGTCCCGAGAGAAAATCGTCGCGGGCGACATCGAAGTGCCGACCAAGCCCGAGAACGTCTAAACTGCGGCTTTCGACCCTCACTCTCGTTTTCGCGCGGGTTCTCCGGCAAGAAAGCGTCGGATTCATCACGTTCGGTACTCAATCTCACGGGGTATGTGGGGGAGAACCAATCGACGACAGTTTTTGGGAGCATTGGGCGGGGCGGCCGCAGTCGGAACGACCGGATTCCTGCAGGACGGGACGATTAACGTCGGGATGGTGTACGCCACCGGCGGACTGGGTGACAACTCGTTCAACGACATGGCCCACGCCGGAGTCCAGCGCGCCGCCGAGGAGTTCGACGTGTCTTTCCAGAACGCCGAACCGAGCAGTCCCAGCGACGTGGCCTCGCTCCAGCGCCGGTTCGCCCGGTCCCAGAACCCGGACTACGACCTCATCTGTTGCATCGGGTTCGTGCAGGCCGACGGACTCCAGCGCAACGCCCAGCGGTTCTCCGACCAGCGATTCATGGTCGTGGACACGGTGGTCGAGCAACCGAACGTCGCCAGTTACGTCTTCAAGGAACAGCAGGGGTCGTTCCAAGTCGGCCACCTCGCTGGCCTGCTG
This genomic window contains:
- a CDS encoding BMP family lipoprotein gives rise to the protein MAKIDDGRRRMLKIGGAGLVGTGLAGCLGGGSGGAETTTESGGDSTESGDDTTDATTTSSDTTNVGMVYATGGLGDNSFNDMAHKGIKSAKSEFDIAFKNAEPSSPSDVATLQRKFARSNNPDYDLISCIGFVQTSALKENAKRFADQNFMVVDTVVEQPNVSSYTFKEHQGSFQVGHLAGLLTSKESFSAGAGETNGDLKVGFVGGKEVPLIKKFEAGFKAGVKHANSDVSVSSAYAGAWSDPGKGQSIANSMYNKGADIIYHAAGGTGNGVFKAAQSQGRFAIGVDSDQSKSLPKYSDVILASMVKYVDEAVYRSVERTTNGNFDGGSVHTLGLEKDGVAAVYGTDLGSEIPDSVKSSLDSSREKIVAGDIEVPTKPENV